Proteins from a genomic interval of Bradyrhizobium sp. CCBAU 53340:
- a CDS encoding HU family DNA-binding protein encodes MPTQMSKSQLIEKIATATELSKRDVKSVMETLTDVGHKELKKNGLFLVPGFAKFVVIKKPATKARKGTNPFTGQEMMFKAKPARKIVRARPVKAAKDAVA; translated from the coding sequence ATGCCAACCCAAATGTCCAAATCGCAGTTGATCGAAAAGATTGCGACCGCCACCGAGCTCTCCAAGCGCGACGTCAAGAGCGTCATGGAGACGCTGACCGACGTCGGTCACAAGGAGCTCAAGAAGAACGGCCTGTTCCTGGTGCCGGGCTTCGCGAAGTTCGTGGTCATCAAGAAGCCTGCGACCAAGGCGCGCAAGGGCACCAACCCGTTCACGGGTCAGGAGATGATGTTCAAGGCCAAGCCGGCCCGGAAGATCGTCCGCGCCCGCCCGGTCAAGGCCGCCAAGGACGCCGTGGCCTGA
- a CDS encoding alpha/beta hydrolase — protein MSDTLRLLLALLELGPRLKGLLGDKWPPYAEELQALAGRAGQGEDPDKLRQSLDLLLVRLLAEPPAMELVERVMADMAAPVAAQETVTRRGGVSPPVVPDTIRPTTDETTGVVTIPVFYGTDRARGDDTPAAYFRGERGMLSFGVAEVGVPTRGRDLGELTSPSWWRLEFSPNPEKHVILKSVGPLGRDAFVTSLKDSLAAADLRDVLVFVHGYNVTFADSARRAAQLAVDLKFAGRTLLYSWASAADTKKYTVDESTIDWSRDHFEAFLQLALGEVGAGKVHIIAHSMGNRAVINTLERATSWQLPAGAAKLGQIIFAAPDIDRDRFVQLAAKFKGCAARVTLYASSRDVALLASKFVHGYSRAGEAGEALTVVDGVDTIDASLVDTSLVGLHHSYFGEKRSILNDMFNLIAQQLAPDQRFDLQAAGDALRKYWSYRA, from the coding sequence ATGTCGGACACGCTTCGCCTGTTGCTTGCCTTGCTCGAACTCGGGCCCCGGCTGAAGGGCCTGCTGGGCGACAAATGGCCACCTTATGCCGAGGAATTGCAGGCGCTCGCGGGGCGCGCTGGCCAGGGTGAAGATCCGGACAAGCTTCGCCAGTCGCTGGACCTCTTGCTCGTGCGGCTGCTCGCCGAGCCGCCGGCCATGGAATTGGTCGAGCGCGTGATGGCAGACATGGCAGCGCCCGTTGCTGCTCAGGAGACCGTGACCCGTCGCGGGGGGGTGTCACCGCCCGTTGTTCCCGATACCATCAGGCCGACCACCGATGAAACCACCGGTGTTGTCACGATTCCCGTCTTCTACGGCACCGACCGCGCCCGGGGCGACGATACGCCGGCGGCCTATTTCCGTGGCGAGCGCGGGATGCTGTCCTTCGGCGTCGCCGAGGTCGGCGTGCCCACGCGCGGCCGCGACCTCGGCGAGCTCACCAGCCCAAGCTGGTGGCGTCTCGAATTCTCGCCCAATCCCGAAAAGCACGTGATCCTCAAAAGCGTCGGGCCGCTCGGCCGGGACGCCTTCGTCACGAGCCTGAAGGACTCGCTTGCTGCGGCAGACTTGCGCGACGTCCTGGTCTTCGTGCACGGCTACAACGTGACATTTGCGGATTCGGCGCGGCGGGCGGCGCAGCTCGCGGTGGATCTGAAATTTGCCGGCAGGACGCTGCTATATAGCTGGGCGTCGGCGGCGGACACCAAGAAGTACACGGTGGACGAGAGCACGATCGACTGGTCGCGCGATCATTTCGAGGCGTTTCTCCAGCTTGCGCTCGGCGAGGTCGGCGCCGGCAAAGTTCACATCATCGCCCACAGCATGGGTAACCGCGCCGTGATCAACACGCTCGAACGCGCTACCTCCTGGCAGCTGCCGGCCGGCGCCGCAAAGCTCGGCCAGATCATCTTTGCGGCGCCCGACATCGATCGCGACCGCTTCGTCCAGCTCGCAGCGAAATTCAAGGGCTGCGCCGCGCGTGTCACGCTTTATGCCTCGTCGCGCGACGTGGCGCTGCTCGCCTCAAAATTCGTGCACGGCTATTCCCGGGCGGGCGAGGCCGGCGAGGCGTTGACGGTCGTCGATGGGGTCGACACGATCGATGCCTCGCTGGTCGATACCAGCCTGGTCGGCCTGCACCATTCCTATTTCGGCGAGAAGCGCTCGATCCTGAACGACATGTTCAATCTGATCGCGCAACAACTCGCGCCAGACCAGCGCTTCGACCTCCAGGCCGCAGGCGATGCACTCCGGAAATACTGGAGTTACCGGGCCTAG
- a CDS encoding Hsp20/alpha crystallin family protein, whose amino-acid sequence MQPKNPFDWMLSEALDQLTRAERLRQQFGRQDTCWEPPIDVLETEHELLILVALPGVNPDNVETVIHDGVLVISGQRTLPPELRNARIHRLELPQGRFERRIALPLGRYAISRFVMDGCVALRLAKS is encoded by the coding sequence ATGCAACCCAAAAATCCCTTCGACTGGATGCTGTCCGAAGCCCTGGACCAGCTGACCCGCGCCGAACGGCTGCGCCAGCAGTTTGGCCGCCAGGACACCTGCTGGGAGCCGCCGATCGACGTGCTCGAGACCGAGCATGAGCTCCTGATCCTGGTCGCGCTTCCGGGCGTCAATCCGGACAATGTCGAGACTGTCATCCATGACGGCGTGCTGGTCATTTCCGGCCAGCGCACGCTGCCGCCGGAGCTTCGCAACGCCCGCATCCACCGGCTCGAGCTGCCGCAAGGACGATTTGAGCGCCGCATTGCCTTGCCGCTTGGCCGCTACGCCATCAGCCGCTTCGTGATGGACGGCTGCGTCGCACTGCGCCTCGCCAAATCCTGA
- a CDS encoding amino acid ABC transporter substrate-binding protein translates to MRIKIILAIAALSIASRSAVAEDLTGTLEKIRSTGTIAIGHRESSIPFSYYDDNEKVVGYAMDLCYLAVDAVKAKLGLQKLDVKLVPVTPSGRIQSVLSGAIDLECGTTTNNLERQKVVTFSTTYFVAANRIMAKTASNVRTLDDIRGKTVVSTVGSTNLKQISELNTQRQLGLTILAVKDNGEGFRMLESDRAAAFVMDDILLYSRMANSENPGAYLVSEEALSVEPYGIMLRRDDPAFKKVVDDALAAVYRSGEIQKIYARWFLTPIPPNNVNLNVPMSAPLKLAIEHLIDNGDPAAYRTESLAR, encoded by the coding sequence ATGCGTATCAAGATCATCCTGGCCATAGCCGCGCTGAGCATTGCGAGCCGATCGGCGGTCGCCGAGGACCTGACCGGTACACTGGAGAAGATCAGGAGCACCGGGACGATCGCGATCGGACATCGTGAATCGTCGATTCCGTTCTCGTATTACGACGACAACGAGAAGGTCGTCGGCTATGCCATGGACCTCTGCTATCTGGCGGTCGACGCCGTGAAGGCGAAGCTGGGGCTGCAAAAGCTCGATGTGAAGCTCGTGCCCGTCACGCCGTCGGGGCGAATCCAGTCCGTGCTGAGCGGGGCGATCGACCTCGAATGTGGAACGACCACCAACAATCTCGAGCGCCAGAAGGTGGTGACGTTCTCGACCACGTATTTCGTTGCTGCAAACCGTATCATGGCCAAGACGGCGAGCAATGTGCGGACCCTCGATGACATCAGGGGCAAGACTGTCGTGTCCACTGTCGGGTCCACCAATCTCAAGCAGATCAGTGAGCTCAATACCCAGCGTCAGCTCGGTCTCACCATTCTGGCCGTCAAGGACAACGGGGAAGGGTTTCGGATGCTGGAATCCGATCGGGCCGCCGCGTTCGTGATGGACGACATTCTGCTCTACAGCCGGATGGCCAATTCGGAGAATCCGGGCGCCTACCTCGTTTCGGAGGAGGCGCTGTCGGTCGAGCCCTACGGCATCATGCTCCGGCGCGACGATCCGGCTTTCAAGAAGGTGGTCGACGATGCGCTGGCGGCGGTCTATCGCAGCGGGGAAATCCAGAAGATCTATGCCAGATGGTTCCTGACGCCGATTCCACCGAACAACGTCAATCTCAACGTCCCGATGAGCGCGCCGCTCAAGCTTGCGATTGAGCATCTGATCGACAACGGCGACCCGGCTGCCTATCGGACGGAAAGCCTCGCGCGGTGA
- a CDS encoding chloride channel protein: MFARIRYFVDGKGTNRTMVRLRALLRSNEFYLIPLALVIGTLAGAIVTLMAEIAQIAHVIIYGIPIDVRLSANTYISPWAAMMAPALGGLALGVMEWWRRRLKISSAVDPIEANALRGGNLSMRDSVVVSGQTLISNGCGASVGLEAGYTQIGSGIASLFGKFFNLRRNDLRLVVGCGAAAAIAAAFGAPITGAFYACELIVGVYAVGSAAPILAASLAGALTAQWLGGAPYSLEIPKVSAVGVEQYLALIGLALVTSGVGIAVMRSSSVFEGLFKWLPVWLRPVIGGFIVGGFALVTPQVLAAGHGAMVLDLFHDMAIGLIAIIIALKVTACLVSLASGFRGGLFFASLFVGSLIGKFFAAVLLLISPNFAIDPLVAMLTGMATLGVAIVGGPLTMSFLVLEMTRNVDVTAVVLAGCIVTSICVRFMFGHSFSTWRLHLRGETIRSANDVGWLRNLTVERLMRSDVGKVPSTTTIAATRREFALGSRPGVVIVNNADEYVGLVLLPDLFSSDLDTIADDIQVIELARLTDIVLIPEMNVKSAMAVFDEAEAEMLAVVDSTDSRKVVGFLTETFARRRYVEEIDKATRGVLGALS, translated from the coding sequence GTGTTCGCGCGGATCAGATATTTCGTCGACGGCAAGGGGACCAACCGCACCATGGTGCGGCTGCGCGCGCTATTGCGCAGCAACGAATTCTACCTGATCCCGCTGGCGCTCGTGATCGGCACGCTCGCCGGCGCGATCGTGACGCTGATGGCCGAGATCGCGCAGATCGCCCACGTCATCATCTACGGCATTCCCATCGACGTCCGCCTCTCGGCCAATACCTATATCAGTCCGTGGGCGGCGATGATGGCGCCCGCGCTGGGCGGCCTCGCGCTTGGCGTCATGGAATGGTGGCGGCGGCGGCTGAAGATTTCCAGCGCGGTCGACCCGATCGAGGCCAATGCGCTGCGCGGCGGCAATCTGTCGATGCGCGACAGCGTGGTGGTGTCCGGCCAGACGCTGATCTCGAACGGCTGCGGCGCGTCGGTCGGCCTCGAGGCCGGCTACACCCAGATCGGCTCCGGCATCGCCTCGCTGTTCGGCAAGTTCTTCAATCTCCGCCGCAACGATCTCCGCCTGGTCGTCGGCTGCGGTGCTGCGGCGGCGATCGCGGCGGCCTTCGGCGCGCCGATCACCGGCGCATTCTACGCCTGCGAGCTGATCGTCGGCGTCTATGCAGTCGGTAGCGCCGCCCCGATCCTGGCGGCCTCGCTTGCCGGCGCGCTGACGGCGCAATGGCTCGGCGGCGCGCCTTACTCGCTCGAAATTCCCAAGGTCAGCGCTGTCGGCGTTGAGCAATATCTGGCGCTGATCGGGCTCGCGCTCGTCACCAGCGGCGTCGGCATCGCCGTGATGCGCTCGTCCTCGGTGTTCGAGGGCCTGTTCAAATGGCTGCCGGTGTGGCTGCGGCCGGTGATCGGCGGCTTCATCGTCGGCGGCTTCGCTCTGGTCACACCGCAGGTGCTGGCGGCCGGTCACGGCGCCATGGTGCTCGATCTCTTTCACGACATGGCCATCGGCCTGATCGCGATCATCATCGCGCTGAAGGTGACGGCCTGCCTGGTCTCGCTGGCGTCCGGCTTCCGTGGCGGGCTGTTCTTTGCCTCGCTGTTCGTCGGCAGCCTGATCGGAAAATTCTTCGCCGCGGTGCTGCTGCTGATCAGCCCGAACTTCGCGATCGACCCGCTGGTGGCGATGCTGACCGGCATGGCGACGCTCGGCGTCGCCATCGTCGGCGGTCCCCTGACCATGTCGTTCCTCGTGCTCGAGATGACCCGCAATGTCGACGTCACCGCCGTGGTGCTGGCCGGCTGCATCGTCACCTCGATCTGCGTGCGCTTCATGTTCGGCCACTCCTTCTCGACCTGGCGCCTGCATCTGCGCGGCGAGACCATCCGTAGCGCCAACGACGTCGGCTGGCTGCGCAACCTCACCGTCGAGCGGCTGATGCGCTCGGACGTCGGCAAGGTGCCGTCGACCACCACCATCGCCGCGACACGGCGGGAATTCGCGTTGGGGTCACGGCCCGGGGTCGTCATCGTCAACAATGCTGACGAATATGTCGGCCTCGTTCTGCTGCCGGATCTGTTCTCCAGCGATCTCGATACCATCGCCGACGACATCCAGGTCATCGAGCTCGCGCGTCTGACCGACATCGTGCTGATCCCGGAAATGAACGTGAAGAGCGCGATGGCGGTGTTCGACGAGGCCGAGGCCGAAATGCTGGCGGTGGTCGATTCCACCGACAGCCGCAAGGTGGTCGGCTTCCTGACCGAGACCTTTGCCCGCCGCCGCTATGTCGAGGAGATCGACAAGGCCACGCGCGGCGTGCTGGGCGCGTTGTCATAA
- the lon gene encoding endopeptidase La, with protein sequence MATEQMNNPQTNSDVNIPEDALIIIPVREMVLFPGAIAPIAIARPKSVAAAQQALREQRPIGIVLQRSPEIDEPGPDDLYRVATIANIVRYITAPDGTHHIVCQGVQRARILDFLPGTPFPAARIQQIPEPTTNSPEIEARALNLQRQAVEAIELLPQAPPELVAMFQSTSAPGALADLATSFMDIKPQDKQEVLETIDLALRVEKVSKHLAERLEVLRISNEIGQKTKASFDERQREAILREQMATIQRQLGEGDGKAAEVAELTAAIAKANMPPEAEAHAKKELRRYERMPETAGEAGMVRTYLDWLIELPWALPAEKPIDIKEARRILDADHFGLEKIKSRIIEYLAVRKLAPQGKAPILCFVGPPGVGKTSLGQSIARAMDRPFVRVSLGGVHDEAEIRGHRRTYIGALPGNIIQGIKKAGARNCVMMLDEIDKMGRGVQGDPSAAMLEVLDPEQNGTFRDNYLGVPFDLSRVVFIATANMLDQIPGPLLDRMELISLAGYTEDEKLEIAQRYLVRRQLEANGLTADQAEIEPEALKLIVKGYTREAGVRNLEREIGKVFRHAAVQVAEGTAAKVVVATKDIATVLGQPRFEGEIAQRTSIPGVATGLAWTPVGGDILFIEASRVPGRGGMILTGQLGEVMRESVQAALTLVKSRATQLGIDPQVFEKSDIHVHVPAGATPKDGPSAGVAMFTALTSLLTNRTVRSDTAMTGEISLRGLVLPVGGIKEKVVAAAAAGLKRVMLPARNKRDYDDIPKSARDNLEFIWLERVDEAIAAALEPDAAKVEAAE encoded by the coding sequence ATGGCCACCGAACAGATGAATAACCCACAGACGAATTCCGACGTGAATATCCCCGAAGACGCCCTGATCATCATACCCGTGCGCGAAATGGTGCTGTTCCCCGGCGCCATCGCGCCAATCGCGATCGCGCGGCCCAAGTCCGTCGCCGCCGCGCAGCAGGCGCTGCGCGAGCAGCGGCCGATCGGCATCGTCCTGCAGCGCAGCCCCGAGATCGATGAGCCCGGTCCGGACGACCTCTACCGGGTCGCAACCATCGCCAACATCGTGCGCTACATCACCGCGCCAGACGGCACGCATCACATCGTCTGTCAGGGCGTGCAGCGCGCGCGCATCCTCGACTTCCTGCCGGGGACGCCGTTCCCGGCCGCGCGCATCCAGCAGATTCCGGAGCCGACCACGAATTCGCCGGAGATCGAGGCACGCGCCTTGAACCTGCAGCGCCAGGCCGTCGAGGCGATCGAGCTGCTGCCGCAGGCGCCGCCCGAGCTGGTCGCGATGTTCCAGAGCACCAGTGCGCCCGGCGCGCTGGCGGATCTGGCGACCTCGTTCATGGACATCAAGCCGCAGGACAAGCAGGAGGTCCTGGAGACCATCGACCTCGCCTTGCGCGTCGAGAAGGTGTCCAAGCACCTGGCCGAACGGCTGGAGGTGCTGCGCATCTCCAACGAGATCGGCCAGAAGACCAAGGCGTCTTTCGACGAGCGGCAGCGCGAGGCGATCCTGCGCGAGCAGATGGCGACTATCCAGCGGCAACTGGGCGAAGGCGACGGCAAGGCTGCCGAGGTCGCCGAGCTGACGGCTGCGATCGCCAAGGCCAACATGCCGCCGGAGGCGGAGGCGCACGCCAAGAAGGAGCTGCGCCGCTACGAGCGCATGCCCGAGACTGCCGGTGAAGCCGGCATGGTCCGCACCTATCTCGACTGGCTGATCGAGCTGCCCTGGGCGCTGCCCGCGGAGAAGCCGATCGACATCAAGGAAGCACGTCGTATCCTGGATGCCGATCACTTCGGCCTCGAGAAGATCAAAAGCCGGATCATCGAATATCTGGCGGTGCGCAAGCTGGCCCCGCAGGGCAAGGCGCCGATCCTGTGCTTCGTCGGCCCGCCCGGCGTCGGCAAGACCTCGCTCGGCCAATCCATCGCGCGTGCGATGGATCGCCCTTTCGTGCGCGTCAGCCTGGGCGGCGTGCATGACGAGGCCGAGATCCGCGGTCACCGCCGCACTTATATCGGCGCGCTGCCCGGCAACATCATCCAGGGCATCAAGAAGGCGGGCGCACGCAACTGCGTCATGATGCTGGACGAGATCGACAAGATGGGCCGTGGCGTGCAGGGCGACCCTTCCGCCGCGATGCTGGAGGTGCTCGACCCCGAGCAGAACGGGACGTTCCGGGACAATTACCTGGGCGTGCCCTTCGACCTGTCGCGCGTGGTGTTCATCGCGACCGCCAACATGCTGGACCAGATTCCGGGCCCGCTCTTGGACCGCATGGAGCTGATCAGCCTCGCCGGTTACACCGAGGACGAGAAGCTGGAGATCGCGCAGCGCTACCTGGTGCGGCGGCAGCTGGAGGCCAACGGCCTGACGGCAGACCAAGCCGAGATCGAGCCGGAGGCACTGAAGCTGATCGTCAAGGGTTACACCCGCGAAGCCGGCGTGCGTAACCTCGAGCGCGAGATCGGCAAGGTGTTTCGCCATGCCGCAGTGCAGGTGGCCGAGGGCACGGCCGCCAAAGTCGTGGTGGCGACGAAGGACATCGCCACCGTGCTCGGCCAGCCGCGTTTCGAAGGCGAGATCGCGCAGCGCACCAGCATCCCCGGCGTGGCCACCGGACTTGCCTGGACGCCAGTCGGCGGCGACATCCTGTTCATCGAGGCTTCGCGCGTGCCCGGCCGCGGCGGCATGATCCTGACCGGCCAGCTCGGCGAGGTCATGCGCGAAAGCGTGCAGGCGGCGCTGACTCTGGTGAAGAGCAGAGCCACCCAGCTCGGCATCGATCCCCAGGTGTTCGAGAAGAGCGACATCCACGTTCACGTTCCGGCGGGTGCAACCCCGAAGGACGGACCGAGCGCGGGCGTGGCGATGTTCACCGCGCTGACGTCACTGCTCACCAATCGCACGGTGAGGAGCGACACGGCGATGACCGGCGAAATCTCGCTGCGCGGCCTGGTGCTGCCGGTCGGCGGCATCAAGGAGAAGGTGGTGGCCGCAGCCGCCGCCGGGCTGAAGCGGGTGATGCTACCGGCGCGCAACAAGCGGGACTACGACGACATCCCGAAGAGCGCGCGGGACAACCTCGAATTCATCTGGCTGGAGCGCGTCGACGAGGCCATCGCCGCCGCGCTCGAGCCCGATGCGGCCAAGGTCGAAGCGGCGGAGTGA
- the puuE gene encoding allantoinase PuuE, protein MTDTSYPRDLRGYGRNPPHPEWPGGARVAVQFVVNFEEGGENNILHGDRASEAFLSDVLGAQPWPGQRHANIESMFEYGSRAGFWRLWRMFNERKWPTTVFGVATALKRNPEIVAAMKESGWDIASHSLKWIEHKDMTEAQERAEIAESIRVHTEATGSRPLGWYTGRSSINTNRLLMEEGGFLYLCDSYADDLPYWVKGANGKQLIIPYTLDANDMRFINPQGFAEGEQFYTYLKDAFDVLYAEGETAPKMMSVGLHCRLAGRPGRAAGLIRFLDYIGKHERVWVPTRLQIAQHWYNKHAHLAADAFEIG, encoded by the coding sequence GTGACTGATACAAGCTACCCCCGCGATCTCCGCGGTTACGGCCGCAACCCGCCGCATCCAGAGTGGCCCGGCGGCGCACGGGTCGCGGTGCAGTTCGTCGTCAATTTCGAGGAAGGCGGCGAGAACAACATCCTGCACGGCGACCGCGCCTCTGAAGCGTTCCTGTCCGACGTGCTCGGTGCGCAGCCATGGCCGGGCCAGCGTCACGCCAATATCGAATCCATGTTCGAATATGGCTCGCGCGCCGGCTTCTGGCGGCTGTGGCGGATGTTCAATGAGCGGAAGTGGCCGACCACCGTGTTCGGTGTCGCCACCGCGCTGAAGCGCAATCCGGAAATCGTCGCGGCGATGAAGGAATCGGGCTGGGACATCGCGAGCCACAGCCTGAAATGGATCGAGCACAAGGACATGACGGAAGCGCAGGAGCGCGCCGAGATCGCCGAGTCGATCCGTGTCCACACCGAGGCGACCGGTTCGCGGCCGCTCGGCTGGTACACCGGGCGCTCCTCGATCAACACCAACCGGCTGTTGATGGAGGAGGGCGGCTTCCTTTATCTCTGCGATTCCTATGCCGACGATCTGCCCTATTGGGTCAAGGGCGCGAACGGCAAGCAGCTCATCATTCCCTATACGCTTGACGCCAACGACATGCGCTTCATCAACCCACAAGGGTTTGCCGAAGGCGAGCAGTTCTACACCTATTTGAAGGACGCCTTCGACGTGCTCTATGCCGAGGGCGAGACCGCACCGAAGATGATGTCGGTAGGGCTGCACTGCCGTCTCGCCGGCCGGCCCGGCCGGGCCGCTGGTCTGATCCGCTTCCTGGATTACATCGGCAAGCACGAGCGGGTCTGGGTGCCGACGCGGCTCCAGATTGCGCAGCATTGGTACAACAAGCATGCACATCTTGCGGCCGATGCGTTCGAGATTGGGTGA
- a CDS encoding DUF2798 domain-containing protein encodes MIAVRKLPARYAPIVMPFVLSTLMTAVVSVISTLRSLGATPAFLATWPGAWALSWLVAFPTLLMVLPLVRRIVACLVASPPQPGR; translated from the coding sequence ATGATTGCGGTTCGCAAACTGCCGGCGCGCTATGCGCCGATCGTGATGCCATTCGTGCTGTCCACCCTCATGACGGCCGTGGTGTCGGTCATTTCGACGCTGCGAAGCCTCGGCGCAACGCCAGCCTTCCTTGCGACCTGGCCGGGCGCCTGGGCACTGTCCTGGCTCGTCGCCTTTCCAACACTGCTGATGGTGCTGCCACTGGTCCGCCGGATCGTGGCCTGCCTCGTCGCATCTCCTCCTCAACCAGGCCGATAG
- a CDS encoding MarC family protein: MLDFALSAFVTLLLVVDPVGLAPAFLAATGGMPDKIKRTVALRAPFIAASILVVIALVGNWLLRQLGIGIPAFQIAGGLLLFGVSYQMIFGDRPHREAREADKATAEHASDVAVFPLAIPMMAGPGAIATTLLLSGGAGYGAKLAIIIVIVLAVCLICMLCFLSAHLIARTLGRTGNAVLSRVLGMLLAAYSVQFVINGIAAVRASLS; encoded by the coding sequence ATGCTCGACTTCGCCCTGTCCGCCTTCGTCACGCTGCTGCTGGTGGTCGATCCCGTCGGCCTTGCGCCGGCCTTCCTGGCCGCGACCGGCGGCATGCCCGACAAGATCAAGCGGACGGTCGCGCTGCGGGCGCCGTTCATCGCAGCCTCGATCCTGGTCGTGATCGCGCTGGTCGGAAACTGGCTGCTGCGCCAGCTCGGGATCGGCATCCCCGCCTTCCAGATCGCGGGTGGGCTGCTCTTGTTCGGCGTGTCCTACCAGATGATCTTCGGCGACCGGCCGCATCGCGAGGCGCGGGAGGCCGACAAGGCGACCGCCGAGCACGCCTCCGACGTCGCGGTGTTTCCGCTCGCCATCCCCATGATGGCCGGTCCCGGGGCCATTGCGACCACGCTGCTGCTGTCGGGCGGTGCCGGCTATGGGGCGAAGCTCGCGATCATCATCGTGATCGTCCTCGCGGTGTGCCTGATTTGCATGCTCTGCTTTCTCTCGGCCCACCTGATCGCACGGACGCTGGGGCGGACCGGAAATGCCGTGCTGTCGCGTGTGCTCGGCATGCTGCTCGCGGCCTATTCGGTGCAATTCGTGATCAACGGGATCGCGGCCGTTCGGGCGAGCTTGTCATAG
- a CDS encoding DUF3830 family protein: MSKLVIRAGDFTFDARFEEQAAPKTVAAFRKTLPFESHIIHVRWSGEGVWMPLGDLDFGVGYENHTSYPAPGQIVLYPGGISETEILLAYGSVHFASKMGQLAGNHFITLTSGLDNLATLGESVLWKGALPIRFEEV; encoded by the coding sequence ATGAGCAAACTCGTTATCCGCGCCGGCGATTTCACCTTCGACGCCCGCTTCGAGGAGCAGGCAGCGCCGAAGACCGTCGCGGCGTTCCGCAAGACGTTGCCGTTCGAGAGCCACATCATCCATGTGCGCTGGAGTGGTGAAGGCGTCTGGATGCCGCTTGGCGACCTCGACTTTGGCGTCGGCTACGAAAACCACACCAGCTATCCGGCGCCCGGCCAGATCGTTCTCTATCCCGGCGGGATCAGCGAGACCGAGATCCTGCTCGCTTATGGCAGCGTCCACTTCGCCAGCAAGATGGGCCAGCTCGCCGGCAATCACTTCATCACGCTGACCTCGGGCCTTGATAATCTGGCGACGCTGGGCGAGAGCGTGCTGTGGAAGGGCGCGTTGCCGATCCGTTTCGAGGAAGTCTGA
- a CDS encoding L-fuculose-phosphate aldolase, with amino-acid sequence MSVTADELDKRQAIIDACRRMNALGINQGTSGNISVRHGDGILVTPTSVPYDAMTPDQIVFMAMDGSHAPSRKPSSEWRFHLDILKARTDVNAVVHAHPTYCTILAIMGMDIPPVHYMIAAAGGDSIRCAPYATFGTAELSAHAVHALEGRQACLLDHHGMIAIGKTLDKAMWLAVEVETLARQYHGCLQIGKPPLLSSAEIERVRQRMAGYGLSEG; translated from the coding sequence ATGTCGGTGACAGCGGACGAGCTCGACAAGAGACAGGCCATCATCGACGCCTGCCGCCGCATGAACGCGCTCGGCATCAACCAGGGCACCTCGGGCAATATCAGCGTGCGGCACGGCGACGGCATCCTGGTCACGCCCACCAGCGTGCCCTATGACGCCATGACGCCGGACCAGATCGTCTTCATGGCGATGGACGGCTCGCACGCCCCGAGCCGGAAGCCCTCCAGCGAGTGGCGCTTCCACCTGGACATCCTGAAGGCGCGCACTGATGTCAACGCCGTCGTCCACGCCCATCCGACCTATTGCACCATCCTGGCGATCATGGGCATGGACATCCCGCCGGTGCATTACATGATCGCGGCCGCCGGCGGCGACAGCATCCGCTGCGCGCCCTATGCCACCTTCGGGACAGCGGAACTGTCCGCGCATGCGGTCCACGCGCTGGAGGGGCGGCAGGCCTGCCTGCTCGACCATCACGGCATGATCGCGATCGGCAAGACCCTCGACAAGGCGATGTGGCTTGCCGTCGAGGTCGAGACGCTGGCGCGGCAATATCACGGCTGCCTCCAGATCGGGAAACCGCCGCTGCTGTCGAGCGCCGAAATCGAACGGGTCCGCCAGCGCATGGCCGGCTACGGCCTGTCGGAAGGGTAG
- a CDS encoding ferritin-like domain-containing protein produces MAKRAKKRASAKKTASRRPRQAPKMLSDLFLETLKDIYFAENKIIKTLPKMAKAAHSKELAAAFNKHLRETQGQVKRLDQIFGMLGKPARGKPCEAINGITDEGAEIMKDFKNAPALDAGLLAAAQAVEHYEISRYGTLRTWAEELGMADAARLLQETLEEEEATDHTLSELATSVINLEAEAEYRQAA; encoded by the coding sequence ATGGCTAAACGAGCAAAGAAACGTGCCTCTGCGAAAAAGACCGCATCGCGCCGCCCGCGTCAGGCGCCCAAGATGTTGAGCGACCTGTTTCTGGAAACACTGAAGGACATCTATTTCGCCGAGAACAAGATCATCAAGACGTTGCCCAAGATGGCCAAGGCCGCGCATTCCAAGGAGCTCGCCGCCGCCTTCAACAAGCATCTGCGCGAGACGCAGGGCCAGGTCAAACGTCTGGACCAGATCTTCGGAATGCTGGGCAAGCCGGCGCGCGGCAAGCCGTGCGAGGCGATCAACGGCATCACCGACGAAGGCGCCGAGATCATGAAGGACTTCAAGAACGCCCCTGCCCTCGACGCCGGCCTGCTCGCCGCGGCGCAGGCCGTCGAGCATTACGAGATCTCCCGCTACGGCACACTTCGCACCTGGGCCGAGGAGCTCGGCATGGCTGATGCCGCAAGACTGCTCCAGGAGACGCTGGAGGAGGAAGAGGCGACCGATCACACCCTGTCCGAACTCGCCACCTCCGTAATCAACCTCGAGGCGGAGGCCGAATACCGTCAAGCCGCCTGA